A genomic segment from Thermoanaerobaculales bacterium encodes:
- a CDS encoding PilN domain-containing protein — protein sequence MIKINLVAEAPARVKGPKGPRPELSLGARQGDILLLAVLGIALLGIGTRWLLLKNERDHLREVERAKRTERDELQPYIQKVQELEAKRDQLRHKISVINNLKQNQRGPVRIMDEVSRALPDLVWLTRMTMRGSSLTISGVAMDETAVANYISNLDSSPFFQEPTLKRMARGKEDSFSFVLDCTFTYAPPELSGEDEASGT from the coding sequence ATGATCAAGATCAACCTCGTCGCGGAAGCGCCGGCACGCGTCAAGGGGCCCAAGGGTCCGCGGCCCGAGCTTTCGCTCGGCGCCCGCCAGGGCGACATCCTGCTGCTGGCGGTGTTGGGGATCGCCCTTTTGGGGATCGGCACGCGGTGGCTTCTGCTGAAGAACGAGCGCGATCACCTGCGCGAGGTGGAGCGGGCGAAGCGGACCGAGCGCGACGAGCTGCAGCCGTACATCCAGAAGGTCCAGGAGCTCGAGGCCAAGCGCGACCAGCTCCGCCACAAGATCAGCGTGATCAACAACCTGAAGCAGAACCAGCGGGGCCCGGTGCGGATCATGGACGAGGTCTCACGGGCGCTGCCCGACCTGGTGTGGCTGACCAGGATGACCATGAGGGGCAGCAGCCTCACCATCAGCGGCGTCGCCATGGACGAGACCGCGGTTGCGAACTACATCTCGAATCTCGACTCGTCTCCCTTCTTCCAGGAGCCGACGCTCAAGAGGATGGCGCGGGGGAAGGAGGACTCCTTCAGCTTCGTCCTCGACTGCACGTTCACGTACGCCCCGCCGGAGCTGTCCGGCGAGGACGAAGCTTCCGGGACCTGA
- the pilO gene encoding type 4a pilus biogenesis protein PilO: protein MAIDLNDKPWYVAVIVGAVLGIALFVVLQMYVFKDMQVEIEKRTVTIDELQREIEKGLAAKADLPKLEEDIKNLELDLDRLRKILPTKRETPALIKRLKQLTERGRFRLTSFVPGEYVDQDFYQEWPIRVEVDGTYHELGLLFDRLSRFQRIINVDDLDISPIAQGGEKYSIHANFVQKTFIYKEGPAQ from the coding sequence GTGGCCATCGATCTGAATGACAAACCATGGTACGTGGCGGTCATCGTCGGCGCGGTCCTCGGCATCGCGCTCTTTGTCGTCCTGCAGATGTACGTCTTCAAGGACATGCAGGTCGAGATCGAGAAGCGCACCGTCACGATCGACGAGCTGCAGCGCGAGATCGAGAAGGGGCTTGCGGCCAAGGCCGACCTGCCGAAGCTCGAGGAGGACATCAAGAACCTCGAGCTCGACCTCGACCGGCTGCGCAAGATCCTGCCGACCAAGCGGGAGACCCCGGCGTTGATCAAGCGGCTCAAGCAGCTCACCGAGCGCGGGCGCTTCCGCCTGACCAGCTTCGTGCCCGGCGAGTACGTGGACCAGGACTTCTACCAGGAGTGGCCGATCCGGGTCGAGGTCGACGGGACGTACCACGAGCTGGGCCTGCTGTTCGATCGGCTGAGCCGCTTCCAGCGGATCATCAACGTCGACGACCTCGACATCTCGCCGATCGCGCAGGGCGGAGAGAAGTACTCGATTCACGCCAACTTCGTCCAGAAGACCTTCATCTACAAGGAAGGACCGGCGCAATGA
- the accB gene encoding acetyl-CoA carboxylase biotin carboxyl carrier protein, producing the protein MFKFDEICELIRLVASTGVAALEVDHGGSKLRIDGVPPVVVADPSAGGAMVAAAPRPAAEPAAGSLEALAAADEGLHWVTSPIVGTFYRAPNPDAEPYVKVGDIVREGQTLCIVEAMKLMNEIECEVAGTVVKVLPDNAQPVEYGERLFAIRPA; encoded by the coding sequence ATGTTCAAGTTCGACGAGATCTGTGAGCTGATCAGGCTCGTGGCATCAACCGGGGTGGCGGCGCTCGAGGTCGACCACGGCGGGTCGAAGCTCCGCATCGACGGCGTCCCGCCGGTGGTGGTCGCCGACCCGTCGGCGGGCGGCGCGATGGTCGCGGCGGCGCCGAGGCCGGCGGCGGAACCGGCAGCCGGTAGCCTCGAGGCGCTGGCGGCCGCGGACGAGGGCCTGCACTGGGTGACCTCGCCGATCGTCGGCACCTTCTACCGCGCGCCGAACCCGGACGCCGAGCCCTACGTCAAGGTCGGCGACATCGTCCGCGAGGGCCAGACACTGTGCATCGTCGAGGCGATGAAGCTGATGAACGAGATCGAGTGCGAGGTGGCGGGCACCGTCGTCAAGGTGCTTCCCGACAACGCGCAGCCGGTCGAGTACGGCGAGCGGCTGTTCGCGATCCGGCCGGCGTGA
- a CDS encoding metallophosphoesterase family protein — protein MRYLILSDVHGNWEALHAVLAHVRRKRFDRVIFLGDAVGYGGSPNQVMGWLRSLEPEPLAVRGNHDRVCGGLDSPEYFNRFAREAAIWTLGQLEPHHLELLRALPVGPRELTDRIAICHGSAIDEDAYIFSAFDATLSFGALPQPVIFFGHTHVPSLFELGAGGDSSALGVRLLSGRRVTVKLEPGHRYLINPGSVGQPRDRDPRASYAIFDDELSRLHLYRVDYRVSLARQRILQAGLPAVLGDRLLYGV, from the coding sequence GTGCGCTACCTGATCTTGAGCGACGTCCACGGCAACTGGGAGGCGCTCCATGCCGTGCTCGCCCATGTCAGGCGCAAGCGCTTCGACCGGGTGATCTTCCTGGGCGATGCGGTCGGCTACGGCGGCTCTCCCAACCAGGTGATGGGCTGGCTGCGCTCGCTCGAGCCGGAGCCCCTCGCGGTGCGCGGCAACCACGACCGGGTGTGCGGGGGACTCGACAGCCCCGAGTACTTCAACCGCTTTGCCCGTGAGGCGGCGATCTGGACCCTCGGCCAGCTCGAGCCGCACCACCTCGAGCTGCTGCGGGCGCTGCCGGTGGGGCCGCGCGAGCTGACCGACCGGATCGCGATCTGCCACGGGTCGGCGATCGACGAGGACGCCTACATCTTCTCGGCCTTCGACGCCACCCTGTCGTTCGGGGCGCTGCCGCAGCCGGTGATCTTCTTCGGCCACACCCACGTCCCGTCGCTGTTCGAGCTCGGGGCCGGGGGCGACAGCTCGGCCCTCGGGGTGCGGCTGCTGTCGGGCCGGCGGGTGACGGTCAAGCTCGAGCCGGGCCACCGCTACCTGATCAACCCGGGCTCGGTCGGACAGCCCAGGGACCGCGACCCGCGGGCGTCCTACGCCATCTTCGACGACGAGCTGTCCCGGCTCCACCTCTACCGGGTGGACTACCGGGTGTCACTGGCGCGGCAGCGGATCCTCCAGGCCGGCTTGCCGGCGGTCCTCGGCGACCGCCTCCTCTACGGAGTGTGA
- a CDS encoding tetratricopeptide repeat protein has protein sequence MSYRIERLRYQLREDPSSRVFLRLAELLQADGQAAEAIDVLRSGLEHHPRTAAAWVALGRGLRGQADSDGAAAAFARAHALDQAQPVAARAVAEAATAASDWPAAAAALEQVRPLAAADSELAALIAEVDGRIAELEAAAAAERARVAEEEARKAEEEARRAAEEEARRAAEEARLAEEEARRAAEEARRLAEEEAQRAAEEARRAEEEARRAAEEAAEAAARMALLEWRLRPPAEVVRIADGDPFGELTGVGIPLGESAGDVFAPREEAAPVVEPLPLTEPPPVLEAPPVDEAVVEALRPFEPAPVEAEPESWADVATEVAALPGPAPAGPLEPVEPVVPAGPIEAFEPIAAADLAELFEGAERAEAETLDEIFERTPPPGLEGPFVPVEQVAVTPLPAAAPEVRDELEPESWADLALELGGEPAPAPPAAIGDEMAPAPALGLEAEADEGPLPTLTLARLAAHQGAWGLAVTTLERLLEREPDNLEAAGYLAELQGEASPEGKRVSSPAAKVAALRGWLDTIRLGSERRGP, from the coding sequence ATGAGCTACCGCATCGAGCGCCTGCGCTACCAGCTGCGCGAGGACCCCTCGTCGCGGGTCTTCCTGCGCCTCGCCGAGCTGCTCCAGGCCGACGGCCAAGCCGCCGAGGCGATCGACGTGCTGCGCAGCGGCCTCGAGCACCACCCGCGCACGGCCGCGGCCTGGGTCGCGCTCGGCCGCGGCCTGCGCGGCCAGGCGGACTCGGACGGCGCGGCGGCCGCCTTCGCCCGCGCCCACGCCCTCGACCAGGCCCAGCCGGTGGCGGCGCGCGCGGTCGCCGAGGCGGCCACCGCGGCCTCGGACTGGCCTGCCGCCGCCGCCGCGCTCGAGCAGGTGCGCCCTCTCGCCGCCGCCGACTCCGAGCTGGCGGCCCTGATCGCCGAGGTCGACGGCCGGATCGCCGAGCTCGAGGCGGCGGCCGCCGCCGAGCGGGCGCGGGTCGCCGAGGAGGAGGCGCGGAAAGCCGAGGAGGAGGCGCGGCGGGCGGCCGAGGAGGAAGCGCGGCGAGCGGCCGAGGAAGCGCGGCTCGCCGAGGAGGAGGCGCGCCGGGCCGCCGAGGAGGCGCGGAGGCTCGCGGAGGAGGAGGCGCAGCGAGCGGCAGAGGAGGCCCGCAGGGCCGAGGAGGAGGCGCGGCGCGCCGCGGAGGAGGCCGCCGAGGCCGCGGCCCGCATGGCGCTGCTCGAGTGGCGGCTGCGGCCGCCCGCCGAGGTCGTGCGGATCGCCGACGGTGACCCGTTCGGCGAGCTGACCGGAGTCGGGATCCCCCTGGGGGAGAGTGCCGGTGACGTGTTCGCGCCCCGCGAGGAGGCTGCGCCGGTCGTCGAACCGCTGCCCCTGACGGAGCCGCCGCCTGTCCTGGAGGCGCCGCCCGTGGACGAGGCGGTCGTCGAGGCGCTGCGCCCGTTCGAGCCGGCGCCGGTCGAGGCGGAGCCCGAGTCGTGGGCCGACGTGGCGACCGAGGTGGCCGCGCTGCCGGGGCCTGCGCCGGCCGGGCCACTCGAGCCGGTCGAGCCGGTTGTGCCCGCCGGGCCGATCGAGGCCTTCGAGCCGATCGCGGCGGCCGACCTTGCCGAGCTGTTCGAGGGCGCCGAGCGGGCCGAGGCCGAGACCCTGGACGAGATCTTCGAGAGGACCCCGCCGCCCGGTCTGGAGGGCCCGTTCGTTCCGGTGGAGCAGGTCGCGGTGACGCCGCTGCCCGCGGCCGCGCCCGAGGTCCGGGACGAGCTCGAGCCCGAGTCGTGGGCCGACCTGGCCCTGGAGCTCGGCGGCGAGCCCGCGCCCGCCCCGCCGGCCGCGATCGGGGACGAGATGGCGCCCGCGCCCGCCCTCGGGCTCGAAGCGGAGGCTGACGAAGGCCCGCTGCCGACCCTGACCCTGGCCCGGCTCGCCGCCCACCAGGGCGCGTGGGGCCTCGCGGTGACCACCCTGGAGCGCCTGCTCGAGCGCGAGCCCGACAACCTCGAGGCCGCGGGCTATCTGGCGGAGCTGCAGGGCGAGGCCTCGCCGGAGGGGAAGCGCGTCAGCTCGCCCGCGGCCAAGGTGGCGGCGTTGCGGGGCTGGCTCGACACCATTAGACTGGGCTCTGAGCGGCGCGGCCCGTGA
- the pilQ gene encoding type IV pilus secretin PilQ translates to MMIKNVRIPVVMAICVLLGPGLPAWAADPVTVIRGLTAEAAERGALIHLDATGELDTVHYSPQPGVWIVEMPAASWSQDAARLSAPGLGIERAELSDVEEFGKRVTRLTVWLAEPAEMEMAPVASGLELRFSTLATRPAEARAAVEQAPAEAPPADDLVRRLPTVTAVAGPQPAAASTRSLHSVVPVRSGEGVVVELRGDAALQGQPFTLDNPPRVVVDLNGVVNLERRHLFAVNSGLVSQVRVAQFRAEPEPITRVVVDLKSPADFRFDVTDGGAVLAVAAGSGPGTAIADASGSIDVERSQVAQAAARDSGAVESALFELPPEPQRPAEAAVAAERPASAPAARSPFVADPKQLIERAPAAQVLDAQTLSEEDFQPTEVSTQEVQFTGEPITLTLKDADIKDVLRTFSALTQLNIVLDPGVSGSVTVELRDVPWDQALDLILRINGLDYVLENNVLRVAPISKLAAEKSARAAFEREQELARPLKTVVKPLSYAKADQVAELLTTESYLVSDRGSVVVDERTNKLIIRDVVDRVEGILRLIETLDQPTPQVVIEGRIVETTREFGRALGVNWGFSSVMDAEHGNDTGLEFPNSIESAGRVDLGIVPNGTLGFAFADILDTFNLDFQLTAAENDGLIKIVSTPRVTTQNLQTASIRSGYQLPVQTIANNTVTVQYVDATLKLEVTPQITAEGTVNLDIDIKKQEPAPGANITGGNNVPIFTRDATTQLMVRDGGTTVIAGIYQINNQDSVNGVPGLSQIPVLGWMFKNKTSTNRHDELLIFITPRIVKY, encoded by the coding sequence ATGATGATCAAGAACGTCCGCATCCCGGTGGTCATGGCGATCTGTGTGCTGCTGGGACCTGGCCTGCCGGCCTGGGCAGCGGATCCCGTCACCGTCATCCGCGGGCTGACAGCGGAGGCCGCCGAGCGAGGCGCCCTGATCCACCTCGACGCGACCGGCGAGCTCGACACCGTCCACTACTCGCCGCAGCCCGGGGTCTGGATCGTCGAGATGCCGGCGGCGAGCTGGAGTCAGGATGCAGCGCGCCTCAGTGCGCCCGGCCTCGGCATCGAGCGCGCGGAGCTGAGCGACGTCGAGGAGTTCGGCAAGCGGGTGACCCGCCTGACCGTGTGGCTCGCCGAGCCCGCGGAGATGGAGATGGCCCCGGTCGCGTCGGGCCTCGAGCTCCGCTTCTCGACGCTGGCCACCCGCCCCGCCGAGGCGCGCGCCGCGGTCGAGCAGGCGCCGGCCGAGGCGCCGCCTGCCGACGACCTGGTGCGGCGGCTGCCGACGGTGACCGCCGTCGCCGGCCCGCAGCCCGCTGCGGCGTCGACCCGCAGCCTCCACTCGGTGGTCCCGGTGCGCTCCGGGGAGGGCGTCGTGGTCGAGCTGCGCGGCGACGCGGCCCTCCAGGGCCAGCCCTTCACCCTCGACAACCCGCCGCGGGTCGTGGTCGACCTCAACGGCGTGGTCAATCTCGAGCGCCGCCACCTGTTCGCGGTCAACTCGGGCCTGGTCAGCCAGGTCCGGGTGGCGCAGTTCCGGGCCGAGCCCGAGCCGATCACCCGGGTGGTGGTCGACCTCAAGAGCCCGGCCGACTTCCGGTTCGACGTGACGGACGGCGGCGCGGTGCTCGCGGTGGCCGCCGGCAGCGGGCCGGGCACGGCCATCGCCGACGCCTCGGGATCGATCGATGTCGAGCGCTCGCAGGTGGCACAGGCAGCCGCCAGGGACAGCGGCGCGGTGGAGTCGGCCCTGTTCGAGCTGCCGCCCGAGCCGCAGCGGCCGGCCGAGGCCGCCGTGGCGGCCGAGCGCCCCGCCAGCGCGCCGGCCGCGCGCAGCCCGTTCGTGGCCGATCCCAAGCAGCTGATCGAGCGCGCCCCGGCGGCGCAGGTCCTCGACGCCCAGACCCTGTCCGAGGAGGACTTCCAGCCGACCGAGGTCTCGACCCAGGAGGTCCAGTTCACGGGCGAGCCGATCACGCTCACCCTCAAGGACGCGGACATCAAGGACGTCCTGCGCACCTTCTCCGCCCTGACCCAGCTCAACATCGTGCTCGACCCGGGCGTCTCCGGGTCGGTGACGGTCGAGCTGCGCGACGTGCCGTGGGACCAGGCCCTCGACCTGATCCTGCGCATCAACGGCCTCGACTACGTGCTCGAGAACAACGTCCTGCGGGTGGCGCCGATCTCCAAGCTGGCAGCGGAGAAGTCGGCGCGCGCGGCGTTCGAGCGCGAGCAGGAGCTGGCCAGGCCGCTCAAGACCGTGGTCAAGCCGCTGTCCTACGCGAAGGCGGACCAGGTGGCGGAGCTGCTCACCACCGAGTCCTACCTGGTCTCCGACCGCGGCTCGGTGGTCGTCGACGAGCGCACCAACAAGCTCATCATCCGCGACGTGGTCGACCGCGTCGAGGGCATCCTGAGGCTGATCGAGACCCTCGACCAGCCGACCCCCCAGGTGGTGATCGAGGGCCGCATCGTCGAGACGACCCGCGAGTTCGGGCGCGCGCTCGGCGTGAACTGGGGCTTCTCCTCGGTGATGGACGCCGAGCACGGCAACGACACCGGCCTCGAGTTCCCGAACTCCATCGAGAGCGCCGGCCGAGTCGACCTGGGCATCGTCCCCAACGGCACGCTGGGCTTCGCCTTCGCCGACATCCTCGACACCTTCAACCTCGACTTCCAGCTCACGGCGGCCGAGAACGACGGGCTGATCAAGATCGTCTCGACGCCGCGGGTCACCACCCAGAACCTGCAGACGGCGTCGATCCGCTCCGGCTACCAGCTCCCGGTGCAGACCATCGCCAACAACACGGTGACGGTGCAGTACGTGGACGCGACCCTCAAGCTCGAGGTGACGCCGCAGATCACCGCCGAGGGCACGGTCAACCTCGACATCGACATCAAGAAGCAGGAGCCGGCGCCGGGCGCCAACATCACCGGCGGGAACAACGTCCCGATCTTCACCCGCGACGCGACCACCCAGCTGATGGTCCGCGACGGCGGGACCACGGTGATCGCCGGCATCTACCAGATCAACAACCAGGACTCCGTCAACGGGGTGCCAGGGCTGTCCCAGATCCCGGTGCTCGGGTGGATGTTCAAGAACAAGACCTCGACCAACCGTCATGACGAGCTCTTGATCTTCATCACCCCGCGGATCGTGAAGTACTAG
- a CDS encoding IPT/TIG domain-containing protein: protein MKKLVYSIALLGLVVMAACSGDSPTAQPVPTVVPDEWAISSLTVSDPNPDIGATILVEAEVQKNGVDAPDGTAVEFLASGGQFVNGTTEASVNTVGGHAAVQFTAAAPGNYLIQARVRAVTRQVAVTYRDPDTDEDLVIHLPLIPNVGSYDGGETVFLRGTGIRSPAEVIFDVEGALFPAIVVEVIESNPLSGPGQIEVQTPFIDVINRTEDTIANVIVRRGVGTASEQTVTLPSAFTFMEVTSGGPPVIYVLEPNFGRSAGGDQVNVLGRNLETVTRTTFTFRGAALIAEILAASPDGLQMEIVTPRFSAVPLEVNELADFTATNPSGDSTLTQAFTVIADDPTPEIASLSPIAGPLGGGTLVSIFGSGFKVPVQVRFGNLTATDVNVIDDQSPADQDVITCLSPDYSHQGQVPPVVVEVTVTNMTSGKISNARQFTYGDNLFISGNSPTDGRPGDQVVIYGAGFEDPLQAFFTVDNIELEVQSVSGTEVLVRFPPDLAVTCSDRTGQFRVKLIDSNQEATGGTFTLRGNQPTVTGVEPTFVQADASGNYVNPSDITVFGADFSETLLVKIADYVMATSAVTVVDESTIEVTGIPAPNEFGLVFDTTPCITGDGVPGLREVPTPVDVTVVNLPGNCGSTLAGGLIYEPGDDECVASATIIAPAPVFPAAQAGSCSTADLVVSNGGAGTLEVYQMNLMGRFYFDSGATNQSSGGFTVAPYGTGAPIPIYFCPDLDNGGAYVGELIIQNSSPTTPYSVPLSGSEESRIWSVNQTDFVFPDTPVAGGAAPHPTPLTITNSGTGTLTWTLVKSGTDPDRFFIQEGAADRFVPPMSSKDFHITFDPNAVGAFSAILTITASESDAQPMSVEITVSGNGV from the coding sequence ATGAAGAAGCTTGTCTACAGCATTGCACTTCTCGGGCTCGTGGTGATGGCCGCGTGCTCCGGCGACAGCCCCACCGCGCAACCGGTCCCGACGGTGGTTCCGGACGAGTGGGCGATCTCGAGCCTGACGGTGAGCGACCCCAACCCGGACATCGGCGCGACGATCCTCGTCGAGGCCGAGGTCCAGAAGAACGGGGTTGACGCGCCGGACGGCACGGCGGTCGAGTTCCTGGCCTCGGGCGGGCAGTTCGTCAACGGCACCACCGAGGCCTCGGTGAACACCGTGGGCGGGCACGCCGCGGTCCAGTTCACCGCCGCGGCTCCCGGGAACTACCTCATCCAGGCGCGGGTGCGGGCCGTCACCCGCCAGGTGGCCGTGACCTACCGCGACCCCGACACGGACGAGGACCTGGTCATCCACCTGCCGCTGATCCCGAACGTCGGCTCGTACGACGGCGGCGAGACGGTGTTCCTGCGGGGCACCGGCATCCGCAGCCCGGCCGAGGTCATCTTCGACGTCGAGGGCGCGCTCTTCCCGGCCATCGTCGTCGAGGTCATCGAGAGCAACCCGCTGTCGGGCCCCGGCCAGATCGAGGTGCAGACGCCCTTCATCGACGTCATCAACCGCACCGAGGACACGATCGCGAACGTGATCGTCAGGCGCGGCGTCGGGACGGCGAGCGAGCAGACGGTCACGCTTCCTTCGGCGTTCACCTTCATGGAGGTGACGAGCGGCGGGCCGCCGGTGATCTACGTTCTCGAGCCCAACTTCGGACGCTCCGCCGGCGGCGACCAGGTCAACGTGCTGGGGCGCAACCTCGAGACGGTGACCCGGACGACCTTCACCTTCCGCGGCGCCGCCCTGATCGCCGAGATCCTGGCTGCGTCTCCCGACGGCCTGCAGATGGAGATCGTCACGCCGCGGTTCAGCGCGGTCCCGCTCGAGGTGAACGAGCTCGCCGACTTCACTGCCACCAACCCGTCCGGGGACTCCACCCTCACCCAGGCCTTCACGGTGATCGCCGACGACCCGACGCCGGAGATCGCATCGCTGTCGCCGATCGCCGGGCCGCTCGGCGGCGGTACCCTGGTCAGCATCTTCGGGTCCGGCTTCAAGGTGCCGGTCCAGGTCAGGTTCGGCAATCTGACGGCGACCGACGTCAACGTGATCGACGACCAGAGCCCGGCCGACCAGGACGTCATCACCTGCCTGTCGCCCGACTACAGCCACCAGGGCCAGGTGCCGCCGGTGGTCGTCGAAGTCACCGTCACCAACATGACGAGCGGCAAGATCTCCAACGCGCGCCAGTTCACCTACGGCGACAATCTGTTCATCTCCGGCAACTCGCCCACCGACGGCCGGCCGGGCGACCAGGTCGTGATCTACGGCGCCGGCTTCGAGGACCCGCTGCAAGCCTTCTTCACGGTCGACAACATCGAGCTCGAGGTGCAGAGCGTGTCCGGGACCGAGGTCCTGGTCCGCTTCCCGCCCGACCTGGCAGTGACCTGCAGCGATCGCACCGGGCAGTTCCGGGTGAAGCTGATCGACAGCAACCAGGAGGCCACGGGCGGCACGTTCACCCTGCGCGGCAACCAGCCGACCGTCACCGGCGTGGAACCGACGTTCGTCCAGGCGGACGCCAGCGGCAACTACGTCAACCCGTCCGACATCACGGTCTTCGGCGCTGACTTCTCCGAGACCCTGCTGGTCAAGATCGCCGACTACGTGATGGCGACGAGCGCGGTGACGGTGGTCGACGAGAGCACCATCGAGGTCACCGGCATCCCGGCGCCGAACGAGTTCGGCCTGGTCTTCGACACCACGCCCTGCATCACCGGCGACGGCGTTCCTGGCCTGCGCGAGGTGCCGACCCCGGTCGACGTCACCGTCGTCAACCTGCCCGGAAACTGCGGCAGCACGCTGGCCGGCGGCCTGATCTACGAGCCCGGTGACGACGAGTGCGTCGCCTCCGCGACCATCATCGCGCCGGCGCCGGTGTTCCCGGCAGCCCAGGCCGGCAGCTGCTCCACCGCCGACTTGGTCGTGTCCAACGGCGGCGCCGGGACCCTCGAGGTCTACCAGATGAACCTCATGGGCCGCTTCTACTTCGACAGCGGGGCGACCAACCAGAGCAGCGGCGGGTTTACCGTGGCGCCGTACGGAACGGGTGCGCCGATCCCGATCTACTTCTGCCCCGACCTCGACAACGGCGGCGCCTACGTCGGCGAGCTGATCATCCAGAACAGCTCCCCGACCACCCCCTACAGCGTTCCCCTGAGCGGCAGCGAGGAGTCGCGAATCTGGTCGGTGAACCAGACCGACTTCGTCTTCCCCGACACGCCGGTTGCCGGTGGCGCGGCGCCCCATCCGACGCCCTTGACCATCACCAACAGCGGAACCGGCACTTTGACCTGGACGCTGGTCAAGAGCGGTACCGATCCTGACCGCTTCTTCATCCAGGAGGGCGCGGCCGACAGGTTCGTGCCGCCGATGTCGTCCAAGGACTTCCACATCACTTTCGACCCGAATGCGGTGGGGGCGTTCTCGGCGATTCTGACGATCACTGCGAGCGAGAGCGACGCGCAGCCGATGTCGGTGGAGATCACCGTCAGCGGCAACGGCGTCTGA
- a CDS encoding roadblock/LC7 domain-containing protein, translating to MNFEAEIVKLVERCPGSRGAAIVDPDGIPVASTPADRSLEALGTELAAVVAGIDRAGREFDHGSLEQVSVWTEDRLMILTSLAAGYFLLLVLDRGALAGKGRLLSRLVGARLYSEFV from the coding sequence GTGAACTTCGAGGCTGAGATCGTCAAGCTGGTCGAGCGCTGCCCGGGCTCCCGGGGGGCGGCGATCGTCGATCCCGACGGGATCCCGGTGGCCTCCACCCCGGCGGACCGCTCGCTGGAGGCGCTCGGCACCGAGCTCGCGGCGGTGGTGGCCGGGATCGACCGGGCGGGCCGGGAGTTCGACCACGGCAGCCTCGAGCAGGTGTCGGTGTGGACCGAGGACCGCCTGATGATCCTGACCAGCCTGGCCGCCGGCTACTTCCTGCTGCTGGTGCTCGACCGCGGCGCGTTGGCCGGCAAGGGGCGTCTGCTCAGCCGTCTGGTTGGCGCGCGCCTGTACTCCGAATTCGTCTAG
- the accC gene encoding acetyl-CoA carboxylase biotin carboxylase subunit has translation MFGKVLIANRGEIAVRVIAACRELGVATVAVHSEADRECLHVKLADQSVCIGPAPSEGSYLNVSSVIAAAQITGAEAIHPGYGFLAENAHFAEVIRESGLAFIGPTPDAIRLMGNKAQARRSVAAAQVPVVPGSERSLGSRDEALDVARVIGYPVILKASAGGGGRGMRLANGDAELKVAFDTARSEAEKAFGDDSVYLEKYLVRPRHIEFQVLADSRGRVIHLGERECSIQRRHQKVIEESPSVALTPELRSEMGHAAVAAARAAKYLNAGTVEFLLAEDGSYYFMEMNTRIQVEHPVTELVTGVDLVKEQLRIAAGEPMSIPKRRQVVATGHAIEFRINAEDPATFAPSPGKITHLSLPGGPGVRVDTHLYSGYTIPSHYDSLMAKLLVWGEDRDEAIVRGRRALEMFRVEGVKTSIPLHLKILDEEDFRAGRLSTHFMDRFMV, from the coding sequence ATGTTCGGCAAGGTCCTGATCGCCAACCGCGGCGAAATCGCGGTCCGCGTCATCGCCGCCTGCCGCGAGCTCGGGGTCGCCACGGTGGCGGTTCACTCCGAGGCCGACCGCGAGTGCCTGCACGTCAAGCTCGCCGACCAGTCGGTGTGCATCGGGCCGGCCCCGTCGGAAGGCTCGTACCTCAACGTCTCGTCGGTGATCGCCGCGGCCCAGATCACCGGCGCCGAGGCGATCCACCCCGGCTACGGGTTCCTGGCCGAGAACGCGCACTTCGCCGAGGTCATCCGCGAGTCCGGCCTCGCCTTCATCGGCCCGACGCCCGACGCCATCCGGCTGATGGGCAACAAGGCGCAGGCGCGGCGCTCGGTGGCGGCGGCCCAGGTGCCGGTGGTGCCCGGGTCGGAGCGGTCGCTGGGAAGCCGCGACGAGGCGCTCGACGTGGCGCGGGTGATCGGCTACCCGGTGATCCTCAAGGCCTCCGCCGGCGGCGGCGGCCGCGGGATGCGGCTCGCCAACGGCGACGCCGAGCTCAAGGTCGCCTTCGACACCGCGCGCAGCGAGGCCGAGAAGGCCTTCGGCGACGACTCGGTGTACCTCGAGAAGTACCTGGTGCGGCCGCGCCACATCGAGTTCCAGGTGCTCGCGGACAGCCGCGGCCGGGTCATCCACCTCGGCGAGCGCGAGTGCTCGATCCAGCGCCGCCACCAGAAGGTGATCGAGGAGTCGCCGTCGGTCGCCCTGACCCCCGAGCTGCGCTCCGAGATGGGCCACGCCGCGGTGGCGGCGGCGCGGGCGGCGAAGTACCTCAACGCGGGGACGGTGGAGTTCCTGCTCGCCGAGGATGGCAGCTACTACTTCATGGAGATGAACACCCGCATCCAGGTGGAGCACCCGGTGACCGAGCTGGTGACCGGGGTCGACCTGGTGAAGGAGCAGCTGCGGATCGCCGCCGGCGAGCCAATGTCGATCCCCAAGCGGCGCCAGGTGGTCGCGACCGGCCACGCCATCGAGTTCCGGATCAACGCCGAGGACCCCGCCACCTTCGCGCCGTCGCCCGGGAAGATCACCCACCTCTCCCTGCCCGGCGGCCCCGGGGTGCGCGTCGACACCCACCTCTACTCCGGCTACACCATCCCGTCCCACTACGACAGCCTGATGGCGAAGCTGCTGGTGTGGGGGGAGGACCGCGACGAGGCGATCGTCCGCGGCCGGCGGGCGCTCGAGATGTTCCGGGTCGAGGGCGTGAAGACCTCGATCCCGCTCCACCTCAAGATCCTCGACGAGGAGGACTTCCGGGCCGGCCGCCTGAGCACCCACTTCATGGACCGGTTCATGGTCTAG